The proteins below come from a single Gimesia alba genomic window:
- a CDS encoding sugar phosphate isomerase family, giving the protein MDLMSTIAGSMMEGYFPAGWDLAKIDQCMSADPTSITDRQSWWHEGFEPVMCGSVTDFDTIMGHEIALTIKQSRDAGEKLALILPVGPMGMYRWAVFFLKEWGVSCDHVYGFNMDEWSDADGNTLPANNPGAFQYAMQEAFYGPLGDLTVPENQRHFATADVLPTYAEKIGELKSAGAKLGVIFGIGRVCHIAFWEPHFAGEFNSEEEWKAQTHRIGAKLHPLTIEQNAVTSFKSRTTLVPAYANTIGPGCFLNADKIIGGCDGIFSRGMQWQGMSVWMTLRHEPTSWIPSTYMTTQPGRLIILDELAGPLVAECN; this is encoded by the coding sequence ATGGATTTAATGAGTACAATTGCCGGTTCGATGATGGAAGGTTATTTTCCAGCCGGTTGGGATCTGGCCAAAATTGATCAATGTATGAGTGCCGACCCAACATCGATTACAGACCGCCAGTCCTGGTGGCATGAAGGCTTTGAGCCTGTAATGTGCGGAAGTGTGACCGATTTCGATACGATTATGGGGCATGAAATTGCGTTGACGATTAAACAGTCACGCGATGCCGGCGAGAAGCTGGCTCTGATTTTGCCCGTAGGACCAATGGGCATGTATCGCTGGGCCGTCTTCTTTCTGAAAGAATGGGGCGTTTCCTGCGATCACGTTTATGGCTTCAATATGGATGAGTGGAGCGATGCCGATGGGAATACGCTGCCAGCAAACAATCCGGGGGCTTTCCAATACGCGATGCAGGAAGCCTTCTATGGTCCTCTGGGCGATTTGACAGTTCCGGAAAATCAAAGGCACTTCGCGACAGCCGATGTGTTGCCGACTTATGCGGAAAAAATTGGTGAACTGAAGTCAGCCGGTGCCAAGCTGGGAGTGATTTTTGGAATTGGCCGCGTCTGTCATATTGCGTTCTGGGAACCGCACTTTGCCGGCGAATTCAATTCCGAAGAAGAGTGGAAAGCACAAACGCACCGTATCGGTGCGAAATTGCATCCGCTGACGATCGAGCAGAATGCGGTCACCAGTTTCAAGAGCCGCACGACTCTGGTTCCCGCATACGCCAACACAATTGGTCCCGGCTGTTTTCTGAACGCCGACAAGATCATTGGCGGCTGTGATGGAATCTTTTCGAGGGGCATGCAGTGGCAGGGGATGAGTGTCTGGATGACGTTACGACACGAACCGACCAGCTGGATTCCTTCCACTTATATGACGACTCAGCCCGGTCGCCTGATTATTCTGGATGAACTCGCCGGTCCGCTGGTGGCGGAATGTAACTAG
- a CDS encoding valine--tRNA ligase has translation MTESLEKQYNPASAQQKWYQYWEEKGYFHAEPNPEKKPHTIMIPLPNVTGALHMGHALNGTLQDLITRWRRMQGYEALWMPGTDHAGIATQAVVERRMKEEENLTRHDIGREALVERIWTWKDQYEKRILNQLQKLGASCDWERTRFTLDEMCSKAVRRTFLKLFADGLIYRGQRLVNWDPFLQTAVADDEVFSEDVSGQFWTFQYPVVDSDERISFSTTRPETMLGDTAVCVHPSDERYTNLIGKKVRIPLNDREIPIIADALLADKELGTGAVKVTPAHDPNDYACGLRNDLELINILNPDGTMNEAAGEYEGLDRYEARKKVVADMDKLGFFIEVEDRQIPVKHSDRSKTPIEPYLSDQWFVKMDTLAQSAIDAVEDGRVRFFPSRYSKTYLDWLKEKRDWCISRQLWWGHRIPIWYCETCSEAGLNQAFGDRYDVSFRRDDADTCWLICSETDLTGDELGSEHQLVQDEDVLDTWFSSALWPHATLGWPDKNPDLDYFYPGNVLVTSRDIITLWVARMVLAGLYNMGDVPFKHVCIHPKILDGFGQTMSKSKGNGVDPMDLIDKYGVDAVRFTIASFAGETQDVRLPVGYEDPETGEVVPQTLEHQTTIPAGGEKPRIKFPKSGKSYQYTSPWFDPDPGEKVARIVSERFEYGRNFCNKLWNASRFAMLNLEGYTPAPLDENDLTMEDRWILSRLSSVAEEMTTVLGRYQFDVATRAIRDFTWNEFCDWYLEMIKPRLWDEKQKPVAQRVLVGVLDSLLRSLQPFVPFITEELWQRLNEIAPERGLFTPEQAAESIMIAPWPEPPQGWQDSQLEKRFERLQEMIVAVRNIRAVYKISPSTPLKLFLRCEANVADDMQNVAGQFDNLAKTLLESAGADVERPGGSATFSLNDVDGFIALKGIIDLDAELDRLKGEAEKLQKHIEGSEKKLANKNFVDRAPADVVEGVKETLAGLQKQLKSVQDSMDQLGEQ, from the coding sequence ATGACCGAATCGCTTGAAAAACAGTATAACCCTGCGAGTGCACAACAGAAGTGGTATCAATACTGGGAAGAGAAAGGCTATTTTCACGCCGAACCCAACCCGGAGAAAAAGCCGCACACGATTATGATCCCGCTCCCCAATGTCACCGGGGCGCTGCACATGGGACACGCACTCAACGGCACACTGCAGGACCTGATTACCCGCTGGCGCCGCATGCAGGGATATGAAGCCCTCTGGATGCCCGGAACGGATCATGCCGGCATTGCGACTCAGGCGGTGGTCGAACGGCGGATGAAGGAAGAAGAAAATCTCACACGTCACGACATCGGCCGCGAGGCACTCGTCGAACGGATCTGGACCTGGAAAGATCAGTACGAAAAACGAATTCTGAACCAGCTGCAAAAGCTGGGCGCCAGTTGTGACTGGGAACGAACGCGTTTCACACTCGATGAAATGTGCTCCAAAGCTGTCCGCCGCACCTTCCTGAAACTCTTTGCAGACGGTCTGATCTATCGCGGACAACGCCTGGTCAACTGGGACCCGTTCCTGCAAACTGCAGTCGCTGACGATGAAGTCTTTTCTGAAGATGTCTCCGGTCAATTCTGGACCTTCCAATACCCGGTCGTCGACAGTGACGAACGCATTTCCTTTTCCACCACGCGCCCCGAGACCATGCTCGGCGATACCGCCGTCTGCGTGCATCCTTCGGATGAACGCTATACGAACCTGATTGGGAAAAAGGTACGCATTCCTTTAAACGACCGTGAAATTCCGATCATCGCCGATGCGCTGCTGGCAGATAAAGAGCTGGGAACCGGTGCCGTCAAAGTCACTCCAGCACATGACCCGAATGACTACGCCTGCGGATTACGCAACGATCTGGAACTGATCAACATCCTGAATCCCGACGGCACCATGAACGAAGCCGCCGGTGAATACGAGGGTCTTGATCGCTACGAAGCACGCAAAAAAGTCGTCGCGGATATGGACAAACTGGGTTTCTTCATCGAAGTCGAAGATCGACAGATTCCAGTCAAACACAGCGACCGCTCAAAAACCCCGATCGAACCATATCTCTCCGATCAATGGTTCGTGAAAATGGATACGCTCGCGCAATCGGCCATTGATGCGGTCGAAGATGGACGCGTTCGCTTCTTCCCCAGCCGCTATTCAAAAACTTATCTCGACTGGCTCAAAGAAAAACGGGACTGGTGTATCAGCCGCCAACTCTGGTGGGGACATCGGATTCCGATTTGGTATTGTGAAACCTGCTCTGAAGCAGGCCTCAATCAGGCATTCGGTGATCGCTATGACGTCAGCTTCCGCCGCGATGATGCAGATACCTGTTGGTTGATCTGCAGTGAAACCGATCTGACGGGCGATGAACTGGGCTCGGAGCATCAATTAGTTCAAGATGAAGACGTTCTCGACACCTGGTTCAGCAGTGCCTTGTGGCCACACGCCACTCTCGGTTGGCCCGATAAGAATCCGGACCTGGATTATTTTTATCCCGGTAATGTCCTTGTTACCAGCCGCGATATTATTACTCTCTGGGTGGCCCGCATGGTGCTGGCCGGCCTGTATAACATGGGCGATGTTCCATTTAAGCACGTTTGCATTCATCCGAAAATTCTGGATGGATTCGGGCAGACCATGTCCAAATCCAAAGGCAACGGTGTTGACCCGATGGACCTGATTGACAAGTATGGTGTGGATGCGGTCCGATTTACGATCGCGTCTTTTGCCGGCGAAACGCAGGATGTTCGACTGCCCGTTGGTTATGAAGATCCGGAAACCGGTGAAGTCGTTCCGCAGACACTGGAACATCAGACCACGATTCCTGCCGGTGGCGAAAAACCTCGCATCAAATTTCCCAAGAGTGGTAAATCGTATCAGTACACGAGCCCGTGGTTTGATCCTGATCCGGGTGAAAAAGTCGCCCGTATTGTGAGTGAGCGTTTCGAGTATGGCCGAAACTTCTGTAATAAACTCTGGAATGCCAGCCGCTTTGCGATGCTGAATCTGGAAGGCTACACCCCTGCTCCACTCGATGAAAATGATCTGACAATGGAAGATCGGTGGATATTAAGCCGCCTTTCCAGCGTTGCCGAAGAAATGACAACCGTTTTAGGTCGTTACCAGTTTGACGTAGCCACTCGTGCCATTCGCGATTTCACCTGGAATGAATTCTGCGACTGGTATCTCGAAATGATCAAGCCTCGTTTGTGGGACGAGAAGCAGAAACCGGTCGCGCAGCGTGTGCTGGTTGGTGTACTTGATTCGCTGCTGCGGTCGCTGCAACCGTTTGTGCCATTCATCACCGAAGAACTCTGGCAACGTTTGAATGAGATTGCGCCGGAACGCGGTTTATTCACACCCGAGCAAGCTGCCGAAAGCATCATGATTGCTCCCTGGCCGGAGCCGCCACAAGGCTGGCAGGATTCGCAACTGGAAAAACGCTTTGAACGACTGCAGGAAATGATCGTTGCTGTTCGCAATATTCGCGCGGTTTACAAGATTTCTCCCTCTACACCGCTCAAACTGTTCTTACGTTGTGAAGCGAATGTCGCCGATGATATGCAGAATGTCGCCGGCCAGTTTGATAATCTGGCCAAAACACTGCTGGAATCGGCAGGAGCCGACGTAGAGCGTCCGGGTGGATCAGCCACATTTTCCCTCAACGATGTCGACGGTTTTATCGCTTTGAAAGGGATCATTGACCTCGATGCGGAACTGGACCGACTGAAGGGAGAAGCGGAAAAGCTTCAGAAACACATTGAGGGCAGTGAAAAGAAACTGGCAAATAAGAACTTTGTCGACCGGGCGCCCGCCGATGTCGTGGAAGGGGTCAAGGAAACACTGGCTGGTCTGCAGAAACAATTAAAGAGTGTCCAGGACTCGATGGATCAGCTGGGGGAGCAGTAA
- a CDS encoding phosphopantothenoylcysteine decarboxylase domain-containing protein — MRILITAGPTREYLDDVRYLSNASSGQMGYALARSAIQAGHEVALVSGPVTLSPPEGCELYPVETTDEMFKQCEKLFADCDGVIGTAAVCDYRIKTRKPGKIAKTGEAITLELVETIDVLAELGTQKGDRWVMGFALESQDARFNAVRKLYSKKCDAIVLNSVSAIGSTENHVEVIDHSQETVATYSGPKAQVADSLIAWIQEHIAAGK; from the coding sequence ATGCGAATTCTCATCACTGCGGGCCCAACACGAGAATACCTGGATGATGTCCGCTATTTATCCAACGCCAGCAGCGGCCAGATGGGATATGCCCTGGCCCGCTCCGCGATCCAGGCGGGTCATGAAGTCGCTCTGGTTTCCGGCCCGGTCACACTCTCTCCCCCTGAAGGCTGTGAGCTCTACCCCGTCGAAACGACCGATGAGATGTTCAAACAATGCGAGAAACTGTTCGCTGACTGCGATGGTGTCATTGGAACGGCGGCTGTCTGCGATTATCGCATCAAAACCCGCAAACCCGGAAAAATCGCTAAAACCGGCGAAGCCATCACATTGGAACTCGTGGAGACGATCGATGTGCTCGCCGAGCTAGGTACACAAAAAGGGGACCGCTGGGTCATGGGCTTCGCCCTTGAGTCCCAAGACGCGAGGTTCAATGCTGTTCGTAAGCTCTACAGCAAAAAATGCGACGCGATCGTCCTCAATAGCGTCAGCGCGATCGGATCTACTGAAAACCATGTCGAAGTCATTGACCATAGCCAGGAAACCGTCGCGACCTACTCCGGGCCCAAAGCCCAGGTCGCCGATTCTCTGATCGCCTGGATTCAGGAACATATTGCGGCTGGCAAATAA
- the cimA gene encoding citramalate synthase: protein MARIQMYDTTLRDGSQGEGVNFSLEDKLQITVKLDEMGFDYIEGGYPLSNPKDTEYFQRVAEMDLKHAKVTAFGMTRRKEIDAKDDVGMQALRDSQAPVVTIVGKTWDLHVTEVLRVSLEENLAMIADSVSFIKSCGREVIYDAEHFFDGFRANPEYALKTIKAAADAGADIIIPCDTNGGSLPEVITKYVDLVRSELDTPLGIHCHNDCDLATANSLAAVEHGVVQVQGTINGLGERCGNADLISVIANLVTKKEAYSVLLDNNLHNLTELSRYVYELANMNFRSSQPFVGSSAFAHKGGMHVHAVNRIARSYEHIEPEVVGNQRKVLVSELSGRSNIVAKTTKYQLDHDPELLTKILEKVQDLENVGYQFEAAEASFDLLVKKVAGTFKPHFEKIHYRVNVESDATHEPLTEATIKLVVNGEQEHVVGEGDGPVNALDTALRKALCPAYPALEKMHLVDYKVRVINSAEGTAASVRVVIESKDEHNVWSSIGVSENVIEASWLALADSVEYKLYKDEGTFFD, encoded by the coding sequence ATGGCCCGAATTCAGATGTATGACACCACTTTACGGGATGGCAGCCAGGGAGAAGGCGTTAACTTCTCATTGGAAGATAAGCTGCAAATTACCGTAAAGCTCGATGAAATGGGCTTCGACTACATTGAAGGCGGCTATCCCCTATCCAATCCGAAAGACACCGAGTATTTCCAGCGCGTGGCAGAAATGGACCTGAAGCACGCCAAAGTAACTGCTTTTGGAATGACCCGCCGGAAGGAGATTGACGCCAAAGACGATGTCGGCATGCAGGCACTCCGTGATTCACAGGCCCCGGTCGTCACGATTGTCGGTAAAACCTGGGACCTGCATGTGACAGAAGTTCTGCGTGTTTCTCTCGAAGAAAACCTGGCGATGATTGCCGATTCCGTCTCGTTCATCAAATCTTGCGGCCGTGAAGTCATCTACGATGCGGAGCATTTCTTTGACGGATTTCGCGCCAACCCGGAATACGCTCTGAAAACCATCAAAGCTGCTGCAGACGCAGGTGCAGATATCATCATCCCCTGCGATACGAACGGCGGTAGCCTGCCTGAAGTCATCACGAAATATGTTGACCTTGTGCGTAGTGAATTGGATACGCCGCTGGGCATCCATTGTCATAACGACTGTGATCTGGCGACGGCCAACTCATTAGCGGCCGTAGAGCATGGCGTCGTTCAGGTCCAGGGAACGATCAACGGTCTTGGCGAACGTTGCGGCAATGCCGATCTGATCAGCGTGATTGCCAACCTCGTCACCAAAAAAGAAGCGTATTCGGTTCTGTTAGATAACAATCTACATAACCTGACTGAGCTCTCGCGTTATGTTTACGAACTGGCCAATATGAATTTTCGATCCAGCCAGCCCTTTGTCGGCAGCAGTGCATTCGCCCACAAAGGTGGCATGCATGTCCACGCAGTCAATCGCATCGCCCGCAGCTACGAACATATCGAACCGGAAGTCGTCGGCAATCAACGAAAAGTCCTGGTCAGCGAGCTGTCTGGCCGTTCGAATATCGTGGCCAAAACGACCAAGTATCAACTCGATCACGACCCGGAACTGCTGACGAAAATCCTGGAAAAAGTCCAGGACCTGGAAAACGTAGGTTATCAGTTTGAAGCAGCTGAAGCCTCATTTGATCTGCTCGTTAAAAAGGTGGCAGGAACCTTTAAACCTCACTTTGAGAAGATCCACTACCGCGTGAACGTCGAATCTGACGCGACCCATGAGCCACTCACTGAAGCTACCATCAAACTGGTTGTGAATGGAGAACAGGAACATGTGGTGGGTGAAGGTGATGGCCCGGTGAATGCACTGGATACGGCGCTGCGAAAAGCACTCTGCCCTGCTTATCCTGCCCTCGAAAAGATGCATCTGGTTGATTACAAGGTGCGTGTCATCAACTCAGCCGAAGGTACCGCTGCCAGCGTGCGTGTTGTCATCGAAAGCAAAGATGAGCACAATGTCTGGAGCAGCATCGGTGTCAGTGAAAATGTGATCGAAGCCAGCTGGCTGGCATTGGCTGACAGCGTCGAATACAAGCTCTATAAGGATGAAGGGACTTTTTTCGACTAG
- a CDS encoding DNA translocase FtsK, translating into MIDIHRFKTDLIALGLLAVTVFLGLSLFSYDPADPPAQLVYPVRDVAQNLCGSSGAHIAHLLRSGFGIGAWGILLALIVVDMRMFSRQQAAGVMVELFGLTLVLISVCIVSQMMLGKNSATPLIGSGGYIGALGFSLLESKFSIAGSLVLLASMFFAGLLLTADTLPVRILFSCLTFPFRALSREPSEEDEEDEEEYEEEEEIVAEDEEEEYEEEVVAVPKSKKAKKRKPIKVNPPAGLRIARKPQPIEQKKNSSYKLPGLELLEEAENFPFELLAKKAEEAAEVLENTFADFGLDIQVSEIDTGPVLTLFELDLKPGLRVAKVTALAHDLAVALRVPSVRVVPSIPGKNTVGVEVPNEKQVMVRLRELIESCSDEAEKSRIPLFMGKDVSGHPLTADLSKLPHLLIAGRTGTGKSVCLNTLILSLLMTRTPNEVKMLMIDPKMVELSGYKRIPHLMHPVITDMKKAEAVLAWAVDKMEERYDLLARCGSRNIESFNKLGKEKVLEMAGIDPESDEALQMPEKMPSIVIVADEIADMMMTSGKDVEAHIIRLAQKSRAVGIHLVLATQKPTVDVITGLIKSNLPARVSFQVASRGDSRVVLDENGADALLGNGDMLYLAPGTSKLTRAQGAYVSDEEIESVIDFFSDMEPEYSPELAQITAANSKKNNEGDSDRKEDSLYNDAVEIVIREGRGSVSLLQRALGVGYGRGARLIDYMAEDGIVGEYNGSQAREVLYTIDEWEAAKQNEFEDDYGEEEYEEEFV; encoded by the coding sequence ATGATCGACATTCATCGATTTAAAACAGATCTGATCGCGCTGGGGTTGCTGGCGGTTACAGTCTTTCTCGGACTGAGCCTGTTCAGCTACGATCCCGCCGATCCACCTGCGCAACTCGTCTACCCCGTTCGTGATGTCGCTCAAAACCTGTGTGGTTCGTCAGGCGCTCATATTGCTCATCTGCTCCGATCCGGCTTTGGAATTGGTGCCTGGGGCATTTTACTGGCGTTGATTGTTGTCGACATGCGAATGTTCTCCCGCCAGCAAGCCGCGGGTGTGATGGTGGAACTCTTTGGCCTGACTCTCGTTCTGATCTCGGTCTGTATTGTCAGCCAGATGATGCTCGGCAAAAATAGTGCCACTCCCTTAATTGGCAGCGGCGGTTATATTGGCGCGCTCGGTTTCTCGTTACTCGAATCCAAATTTTCGATTGCTGGTTCGTTGGTCCTGTTGGCTTCCATGTTTTTTGCCGGACTGCTTCTAACCGCCGACACACTGCCGGTGCGAATTCTTTTCTCCTGCCTGACTTTTCCTTTCAGAGCTTTGAGTCGTGAACCCTCTGAGGAGGATGAAGAAGACGAAGAGGAATATGAAGAGGAAGAAGAGATCGTTGCTGAAGACGAGGAAGAAGAGTACGAAGAAGAAGTCGTCGCTGTTCCCAAATCGAAAAAAGCAAAAAAACGCAAGCCAATCAAAGTCAATCCGCCCGCCGGTCTTCGGATCGCGCGGAAGCCTCAGCCTATCGAGCAAAAAAAAAACAGCTCGTATAAGTTGCCCGGGTTAGAACTTTTGGAAGAAGCGGAAAACTTTCCCTTTGAACTGTTAGCGAAAAAAGCAGAAGAAGCCGCAGAAGTTCTGGAAAATACCTTCGCTGACTTTGGTCTGGATATTCAAGTTTCCGAAATCGACACCGGCCCTGTTTTGACACTGTTCGAACTCGATTTGAAACCAGGCTTGCGTGTCGCCAAAGTCACTGCCCTGGCTCATGATCTGGCAGTTGCACTGCGAGTGCCTTCTGTTCGTGTGGTGCCTTCTATCCCTGGAAAAAATACGGTGGGCGTTGAAGTTCCTAACGAAAAACAAGTCATGGTACGGCTACGGGAACTGATAGAATCCTGCTCGGATGAAGCAGAGAAAAGTCGGATTCCGCTCTTCATGGGTAAAGACGTCAGTGGTCACCCTTTGACAGCCGACCTGTCCAAGCTGCCTCACTTATTGATTGCCGGTCGAACGGGAACTGGTAAGAGTGTGTGTCTGAATACATTGATCCTGTCTCTGTTGATGACGCGGACTCCTAACGAAGTCAAGATGTTGATGATCGACCCCAAAATGGTGGAATTGAGTGGCTATAAACGCATTCCCCATTTAATGCACCCCGTGATTACCGACATGAAAAAAGCGGAAGCCGTTTTAGCGTGGGCTGTCGATAAGATGGAAGAACGTTATGACCTCCTGGCCCGTTGTGGATCCCGTAACATTGAAAGCTTCAACAAACTTGGTAAAGAAAAAGTGCTAGAAATGGCCGGCATCGATCCGGAATCGGACGAAGCCCTGCAGATGCCCGAAAAAATGCCTTCGATCGTGATCGTCGCAGACGAAATTGCAGATATGATGATGACCTCAGGCAAAGACGTGGAAGCACACATTATTCGCCTCGCACAAAAATCGCGAGCTGTTGGAATCCACCTTGTTCTGGCAACACAGAAACCAACCGTTGATGTCATCACAGGTCTGATCAAATCGAACCTGCCTGCCCGCGTTTCGTTCCAGGTTGCCAGCCGTGGCGATAGCCGGGTGGTTCTGGATGAAAACGGGGCAGATGCCCTGCTCGGTAACGGTGATATGCTGTATCTCGCTCCCGGAACCAGTAAATTGACCCGTGCTCAGGGAGCCTATGTCAGTGATGAAGAAATCGAAAGCGTGATCGACTTCTTCAGCGATATGGAACCGGAATACAGTCCGGAACTGGCTCAAATCACTGCTGCCAACTCGAAGAAAAACAACGAAGGCGATTCCGATCGCAAAGAAGACAGTCTGTACAACGACGCAGTCGAAATCGTGATTCGCGAAGGTCGCGGCTCCGTTTCTCTACTGCAACGTGCCCTCGGCGTGGGTTATGGACGTGGTGCCCGTTTGATCGATTACATGGCCGAAGATGGTATCGTCGGCGAATACAATGGCTCCCAGGCACGTGAAGTCTTGTACACAATCGATGAATGGGAAGCCGCCAAACAGAACGAATTCGAAGATGATTATGGCGAAGAAGAATACGAAGAGGAATTCGTTTAA
- a CDS encoding bifunctional nuclease family protein, which produces MLVEMELSRIIISEIGDQQVIYLREVNGERIFPILIGIFEATTIDRRVNQEFAPQRPLTHDLLKNTIESLGGTLKDIVITHLEDHTYYAVLRVDQDGELVEIDSRPSDAIALSIHYDPPLPIYVHESVLEQTAK; this is translated from the coding sequence TTGCTAGTTGAAATGGAGTTGTCTCGCATTATTATCAGCGAGATTGGTGATCAGCAGGTGATCTACCTGCGCGAGGTAAATGGCGAGCGAATCTTTCCGATTTTGATTGGAATTTTCGAAGCCACCACCATTGATCGACGTGTGAATCAGGAGTTCGCGCCACAGCGTCCTTTAACGCATGACCTCTTGAAAAACACCATCGAATCATTGGGGGGCACTCTCAAAGATATCGTCATCACGCATCTGGAAGACCACACCTACTATGCCGTGCTGCGAGTTGATCAGGACGGCGAGCTGGTTGAAATCGACAGTCGTCCCAGCGATGCGATCGCTCTCTCCATCCACTATGATCCCCCTCTGCCGATTTATGTGCATGAATCTGTCCTGGAACAGACTGCAAAATAA
- a CDS encoding efflux RND transporter periplasmic adaptor subunit, giving the protein MKVLIAPACTAIAMVIGWFVYEQSLQDTKTAPKTIITEPIAVQVTRSTQKNLEKRITLVGNLEAGSQVEIRTRYSGYIKSMPFDVGDQIKAGEVILELNDSENQELVSKSEAALTVAKAQLKAQITSQELAQKAYQRLLVLQKSGVSTKQQMEEALASMAIEEAQTELEEARVEQAESDLEQSRLRLLENKILAPTNGFLAERLVDIGDLAKPDVALMKIVNLDHVRTVVHIVEKDYEDVKIGQKAVITVDTFPGRTFNGHVKRKAPVLDPQTRTAAVHIEIPNSDFSLKPGMHARVQIVFEHRHKTNVLPIASLTRRKDGPGSAVFIIGGNPPITEIRNIEVGINDGELVEILSGINAEDLVITLGNRLVDEGQTVTPIEVPMDEVLQAPSPIPQKTNL; this is encoded by the coding sequence ATGAAAGTACTGATTGCACCAGCCTGTACGGCAATTGCCATGGTGATTGGCTGGTTTGTTTACGAACAGTCTCTGCAAGACACCAAAACGGCCCCCAAGACCATCATCACTGAACCCATCGCGGTGCAGGTGACGCGCTCCACCCAGAAAAATCTCGAGAAGCGAATCACTCTGGTTGGCAATCTCGAAGCCGGTTCCCAAGTCGAAATCCGGACCCGCTACAGCGGCTATATTAAATCGATGCCCTTCGATGTCGGCGACCAGATCAAAGCCGGTGAAGTCATTCTCGAACTGAATGACTCAGAAAATCAGGAGCTGGTCAGCAAGTCCGAAGCGGCCCTCACTGTAGCCAAGGCACAGCTCAAAGCGCAGATCACTTCTCAGGAACTGGCGCAAAAAGCATATCAACGTTTGCTGGTGCTGCAGAAGTCAGGCGTGAGCACAAAACAGCAGATGGAAGAGGCACTCGCCAGCATGGCCATCGAAGAAGCCCAGACCGAGCTCGAAGAAGCACGCGTCGAACAGGCCGAATCAGACCTGGAGCAAAGCCGCCTGCGGTTGTTGGAGAATAAAATTCTGGCACCCACCAACGGATTTCTGGCAGAGCGTCTTGTTGATATCGGCGATCTCGCGAAGCCCGATGTCGCACTCATGAAAATTGTCAATCTGGATCATGTCCGGACTGTGGTCCACATCGTTGAAAAAGATTATGAAGATGTCAAAATCGGGCAGAAGGCCGTCATCACAGTCGACACCTTCCCAGGCAGAACATTTAACGGACATGTGAAACGCAAAGCCCCCGTGCTCGATCCCCAGACGCGTACGGCCGCTGTTCATATTGAAATTCCTAATAGTGATTTCTCGTTAAAACCAGGTATGCACGCCCGTGTGCAAATCGTGTTCGAACACCGTCATAAAACGAATGTCCTGCCGATCGCTTCCCTGACCCGCCGAAAAGACGGTCCGGGATCAGCTGTCTTTATCATCGGGGGAAATCCACCGATCACAGAAATACGGAACATTGAGGTCGGCATCAATGACGGTGAACTGGTTGAGATCCTCTCCGGAATTAACGCGGAAGATCTGGTTATTACACTGGGAAATCGACTGGTTGATGAAGGCCAGACGGTGACCCCGATTGAGGTCCCCATGGACGAGGTTCTTCAAGCACCATCACCCATACCGCAGAAAACGAATTTGTGA
- a CDS encoding flavoprotein — translation MQGREILLGVSGGIAAYKAADLTSKLVQKGAAVSVVMTQAAQKFIGATTFEALTGRPVYQGVFSPQEHFQGEHIGLVKRAELFVIAPATANVIAQMAHGFGDDLLSTLTLTCPTPILLAPAMNAEMWAKPAVQRNLEQIKADGIQIVEPGEGWLSCGVVGKGRMAEPAEILTQIEAILG, via the coding sequence ATGCAGGGGCGTGAAATTCTATTAGGGGTTTCGGGAGGCATTGCCGCCTACAAAGCGGCTGACCTCACCAGTAAACTGGTCCAGAAAGGAGCAGCCGTCAGTGTCGTCATGACCCAGGCGGCTCAAAAGTTTATTGGCGCCACCACCTTTGAAGCATTGACGGGACGCCCGGTCTATCAGGGTGTGTTTTCTCCACAAGAACATTTTCAGGGAGAACACATCGGCCTGGTCAAGCGCGCCGAACTCTTTGTCATCGCTCCGGCAACAGCCAACGTCATCGCACAGATGGCCCATGGTTTTGGCGACGACCTGCTCTCCACGCTGACGCTTACCTGCCCCACCCCCATTCTACTCGCCCCTGCCATGAATGCAGAAATGTGGGCCAAACCAGCCGTCCAACGGAACCTGGAACAGATCAAAGCAGATGGCATTCAGATAGTCGAACCGGGAGAAGGCTGGCTCAGTTGCGGCGTGGTCGGTAAAGGTCGCATGGCGGAACCAGCAGAGATCTTAACCCAAATTGAAGCAATTCTGGGCTGA
- a CDS encoding DNA-directed RNA polymerase subunit omega — translation MLEEFKEEEIVNKVGGRFKLSALIQKRIVALNRGARPLVELQTKNHMEVVVQEIMEDKIYLDQSGEVAITEEAVSPLEGVEYDDAGPSLEDLAP, via the coding sequence ATGTTGGAAGAATTTAAAGAAGAAGAAATCGTCAACAAAGTCGGTGGTCGATTCAAATTGTCCGCACTGATTCAAAAACGAATTGTCGCCCTGAATCGGGGTGCACGACCGCTGGTTGAACTGCAGACCAAAAATCATATGGAAGTCGTCGTCCAGGAAATCATGGAAGACAAAATCTATCTCGATCAGTCTGGCGAAGTCGCCATCACGGAAGAAGCAGTCAGCCCGCTGGAAGGCGTCGAATACGACGACGCAGGTCCTTCACTGGAAGATTTGGCTCCCTAG